A section of the Hippea sp. KM1 genome encodes:
- a CDS encoding ABC transporter ATP-binding protein: protein MDKETFKRLIQYLKPYWKRLLFAFFCMMGVGALSGLAAYLIKPALDGIFISKNKQMLMLLPIAIMLTYFFKGLFTYLQGYQTHYIAEKILFNIRNQLFEHIVYLPTKFFDKYHTGEIMSRILNDTEQVQNSIANVIPNTIREIFTIIGLVVVLYVNNYKLAFISTVVFPLAAYPVIHFGRKMKKIGKKRQLSIANITMIIQETLTNIRLIKAFATEKKEADEFLDESDRFLNIKLEAIRIDEATSPLMEFIGSVGIGVLIWVGGYIVFKGMLSVGGFFSFMAALFMLYKPFKTVAKANNEINTSLASIERIFEIMDMEREKYRGSIRFEGVKKAIEFDGVYFSYGNDKKYALKDINLTIPAKSVVALVGESGGGKSTILELIPRFYEPTKGRITIDGVDLREFDLATLRRKIAIVSQRIMLFNRSVKENIAYGRDDLTDEDIIRAAKDAYAHDFIMKLKDGYDTNLGEQGVILSGGERQRIAIARAIVKNPDILILDEATSALDLESEQIVQKALNNLMKNRTVIMAAHRISTAMTADKIVVMKGGEILAQGSHRELLENCEYYRKLYKLQSSGDVDSI, encoded by the coding sequence ATGGATAAGGAAACATTTAAGCGACTCATTCAATATCTAAAGCCATACTGGAAGAGGCTTTTGTTTGCCTTCTTCTGCATGATGGGTGTGGGTGCCTTAAGCGGATTGGCCGCATACCTGATAAAGCCTGCCCTGGATGGCATATTCATATCAAAGAACAAACAGATGCTCATGCTCCTGCCCATAGCGATAATGTTAACATACTTTTTCAAAGGGCTTTTCACCTATCTGCAAGGCTATCAAACCCATTACATAGCAGAAAAGATACTCTTCAACATACGCAATCAACTATTTGAACATATCGTATACCTGCCCACAAAATTCTTTGACAAATACCACACAGGCGAGATTATGTCGAGGATACTCAACGACACGGAGCAGGTTCAAAACAGCATAGCCAATGTGATACCCAACACCATAAGGGAGATATTCACCATTATAGGTCTGGTCGTTGTGCTGTATGTAAACAATTACAAGCTGGCATTCATCTCCACCGTTGTATTCCCTTTGGCTGCATACCCTGTCATCCATTTTGGCAGGAAGATGAAAAAGATAGGCAAAAAGAGGCAGCTATCCATTGCCAACATCACGATGATAATCCAGGAAACCCTAACAAACATCCGCCTGATCAAGGCGTTTGCAACAGAGAAGAAGGAGGCAGATGAATTCTTAGACGAAAGCGATAGGTTTCTAAACATAAAGCTTGAGGCGATCAGGATAGATGAGGCGACAAGCCCATTGATGGAGTTCATAGGCTCTGTGGGTATAGGTGTGCTTATATGGGTTGGCGGATACATCGTTTTTAAGGGCATGCTATCGGTGGGCGGTTTCTTCTCGTTCATGGCTGCCCTGTTTATGCTTTACAAGCCGTTTAAAACCGTTGCAAAGGCAAACAATGAGATAAACACCTCGCTGGCATCAATCGAGAGAATCTTTGAGATCATGGACATGGAGAGGGAGAAATACAGGGGGAGCATAAGGTTTGAGGGCGTCAAAAAGGCCATAGAATTTGACGGTGTGTACTTCTCATACGGAAACGACAAAAAATACGCACTAAAAGACATCAATCTAACCATACCGGCAAAGAGCGTTGTGGCCCTGGTTGGCGAAAGCGGCGGTGGCAAATCCACCATACTTGAGTTGATACCGAGGTTCTATGAACCAACAAAGGGCAGAATAACCATAGACGGTGTGGATCTAAGGGAGTTTGACCTTGCAACATTAAGGAGAAAGATAGCAATAGTCTCCCAAAGGATCATGCTATTCAACAGAAGTGTAAAGGAGAACATAGCATACGGCAGGGACGATTTGACGGATGAGGACATCATAAGGGCTGCAAAGGACGCATACGCCCACGACTTCATTATGAAGCTTAAGGACGGATACGATACGAATTTGGGTGAACAGGGCGTGATCCTATCGGGGGGAGAAAGACAGAGGATAGCAATTGCCCGCGCTATCGTTAAAAACCCCGATATATTGATACTGGATGAGGCAACAAGCGCACTCGATTTAGAAAGTGAGCAGATCGTTCAGAAGGCCTTGAACAACCTCATGAAGAACAGAACGGTAATCATGGCGGCACACAGGATCTCAACGGCAATGACAGCAGATAAGATCGTTGTGATGAAGGGCGGTGAGATACTCGCCCAGGGCAGCCATCGGGAGTTGTTAGAGAATTGCGAATATTACAGAAAGCTATACAAACTCCAATCAAGCGGCGATGTTGATAGTATATAA